From one Nocardioides sp. Kera G14 genomic stretch:
- a CDS encoding Mrp/NBP35 family ATP-binding protein has protein sequence MSTASTTLLERVQAALATVNDPEIKRPITELGMVESVTVSEAGVVDTKVLLTVAGCPLKDTINRDVNAAVGAVPGVTSVNLELGVMSDEQRSEMRNMLSGGAAQREIPFAQPGSLTRVFAIASGKGGVGKSSTTVNLAVAMAKQGLKVGVVDADIYGHSIPAMLGVADSRPTQVDDLIMPVPTPSGVSVISIGMLKPRRDQVIAWRGPMLDRALRQMLADVYWGDLDALLLDMPPGTGDTAISLGQYLPNAEVVVVTTPQEAAAEVAERAGTMAEMMHQRVVGVIENMAYLPCPHCTAEGKEHRIEIFGTGGGERVAATLSQRFGADVPLLGQIPLEMSLREGGDAGKPVIEADPTAPAAVEINRVAEKLTGRGRGLAGLQLGLTPTSKF, from the coding sequence GTGAGTACGGCGAGCACCACCCTTCTCGAGCGCGTCCAGGCTGCACTGGCGACCGTCAACGATCCGGAGATCAAGCGTCCGATCACCGAGCTCGGCATGGTCGAGTCCGTGACGGTCTCCGAGGCCGGTGTCGTCGACACCAAGGTGCTGCTGACCGTCGCCGGCTGCCCGCTCAAGGACACGATCAACCGCGACGTCAACGCCGCTGTCGGCGCCGTCCCCGGTGTCACGTCGGTCAACCTCGAGCTGGGCGTCATGTCGGATGAGCAGCGCTCGGAGATGCGCAACATGCTCTCCGGCGGTGCCGCACAGCGTGAGATCCCCTTCGCCCAGCCGGGCTCGCTGACCCGCGTCTTCGCGATCGCGTCCGGCAAGGGCGGCGTCGGCAAGTCCTCCACCACGGTCAACCTGGCCGTCGCCATGGCGAAGCAGGGCCTCAAGGTCGGTGTCGTCGACGCCGACATCTACGGCCACTCGATCCCCGCCATGCTCGGTGTCGCGGACTCCCGCCCGACCCAGGTCGACGACCTGATCATGCCCGTCCCGACCCCGTCGGGCGTCTCGGTGATCTCGATCGGCATGCTCAAGCCCCGCCGCGACCAGGTCATCGCCTGGCGCGGCCCGATGCTCGACCGCGCCCTGCGTCAGATGCTCGCCGACGTCTACTGGGGTGACCTCGACGCCCTCCTCCTCGACATGCCTCCCGGCACCGGTGACACTGCCATCTCGCTGGGTCAGTACCTCCCCAACGCCGAGGTGGTCGTCGTGACCACCCCGCAGGAGGCCGCCGCCGAGGTCGCCGAGCGCGCCGGCACGATGGCCGAGATGATGCACCAGCGCGTCGTCGGCGTCATCGAGAACATGGCCTACCTCCCCTGCCCGCACTGCACGGCTGAGGGCAAGGAGCACCGGATCGAGATCTTCGGCACCGGCGGCGGCGAGCGCGTCGCGGCGACGCTCTCCCAGCGCTTCGGTGCCGACGTGCCGCTGCTGGGCCAGATCCCGCTCGAGATGTCGCTCCGCGAGGGCGGCGACGCGGGCAAGCCCGTCATCGAGGCGGACCCCACCGCCCCCGCCGCCGTCGAGATCAACCGGGTCGCAGAGAAGCTCACCGGACGTGGCCGAGGCTTGGCAGGTCTTCAGCTGGGTCTCACCCCCACCTCGAAGTTCTAG
- a CDS encoding DUF1003 domain-containing protein, translated as MASAKESAPRPRLDTPREVKRPLMQRPTFRADAFGVFAEKFARYMGTARFLLWMTAFVITWVIVNLTPLKFDDYPFIFLTLVLSLQASYAAPLILLAQNRQEDRDRVIAEQDRRVNAQAQADMEFLAREVASLRMALGEVATRDFVRSELRSLLSDLEERDDERDADEGNDGPAA; from the coding sequence ATGGCCTCCGCCAAGGAGTCCGCGCCCCGTCCCCGCCTCGATACTCCGCGCGAGGTCAAGCGGCCGCTCATGCAGCGGCCGACCTTCCGCGCCGACGCGTTCGGCGTCTTCGCCGAGAAGTTCGCGCGCTACATGGGCACCGCGCGCTTCCTGCTCTGGATGACCGCGTTCGTCATCACCTGGGTGATCGTCAACCTGACGCCGCTCAAGTTCGACGACTACCCCTTCATCTTCCTGACCCTCGTGCTGTCCCTGCAGGCGTCGTACGCCGCCCCTCTCATCCTCCTCGCGCAGAACCGCCAGGAGGACCGGGACCGCGTCATCGCTGAGCAGGACCGCCGGGTCAACGCCCAGGCACAGGCCGACATGGAGTTCCTCGCCCGTGAGGTCGCCTCCCTCCGGATGGCGCTCGGCGAGGTCGCGACCCGCGACTTCGTCCGCTCCGAGCTCCGCTCGCTGCTCTCCGATCTGGAGGAGCGCGACGACGAGCGAGACGCCGACGAGGGCAACGACGGTCCCGCCGCGTAG
- a CDS encoding sec-independent translocase, translating into MFGIGLPELAVIAFVAILVFGPDKLPEFAKQAGRFVREAKKFADGARDQLREELGPEYADLELTDLDPRTFVRKQISQLAAEDVGVDGPLKQGTPRQRPLRPGELPPYDDQST; encoded by the coding sequence GTGTTCGGAATCGGGCTGCCTGAGCTGGCAGTGATCGCCTTCGTGGCGATCCTCGTGTTCGGGCCCGACAAGCTGCCGGAGTTCGCCAAGCAGGCAGGCCGTTTCGTCCGCGAGGCCAAGAAGTTCGCCGACGGTGCGCGCGACCAGCTCCGCGAGGAGCTGGGCCCGGAGTACGCCGACCTCGAGCTGACCGACCTCGACCCGCGCACCTTCGTCCGCAAGCAGATCAGCCAGCTCGCTGCCGAGGACGTCGGCGTCGACGGCCCGCTGAAGCAGGGCACTCCCCGCCAGCGCCCGCTCCGCCCCGGCGAGCTCCCGCCGTACGACGACCAGTCCACCTGA
- a CDS encoding glycosyltransferase family 2 protein, with the protein MRLFGRSAKPGQEAETTEPAAYEPRGGSARIAALTMARDEGAMLRRWVEHHAGLVGLEAVVVLDDHSVDGSTDGLGCTVHHLPDLDGLPFERTRMTLVSKFAEALLVVHDYVVFLDADEFLALGPDYPTLSALLATRGWPAALGPLGLNVVHLPGEPPLDLDQPLLAQRAGAVFTPLMCKPVLKRTEAAWARASHALRAPYAVDPGLFLLHLKFADRDRLATMAARRHDAFRTQGRARGSSWESEADDIVAALDRAVAGVNAAELPALAPETLDLDALVTEQDGVWRPPREGQLQALARGPVVAIPTLGSSL; encoded by the coding sequence ATGAGGCTCTTCGGGCGGTCGGCGAAGCCGGGCCAGGAGGCGGAGACGACCGAGCCGGCGGCGTACGAGCCACGCGGGGGCAGTGCGCGGATCGCGGCCCTGACCATGGCCCGCGACGAGGGCGCGATGCTGCGCCGGTGGGTGGAGCATCACGCGGGTCTCGTCGGGCTCGAGGCGGTCGTGGTCCTCGACGACCACAGCGTCGACGGATCGACGGACGGACTGGGGTGCACCGTCCACCACCTGCCCGACCTCGACGGGCTGCCCTTCGAGCGGACCCGGATGACGCTCGTGAGCAAGTTCGCGGAGGCGCTGCTGGTCGTGCACGACTACGTCGTCTTCCTCGATGCCGACGAGTTCCTTGCGCTCGGCCCGGACTATCCGACGCTCTCGGCGCTGCTCGCCACCCGCGGCTGGCCGGCCGCGCTCGGACCGCTGGGCCTCAACGTCGTGCACCTTCCAGGGGAGCCGCCGCTGGACCTCGACCAGCCGCTCCTGGCACAGCGCGCCGGGGCGGTCTTCACGCCGCTGATGTGCAAGCCGGTGCTCAAGCGGACCGAGGCCGCCTGGGCGAGGGCCTCGCATGCGCTGCGTGCCCCGTACGCGGTCGACCCCGGGCTGTTCCTGCTCCACCTGAAGTTCGCCGACCGCGACCGGCTCGCCACGATGGCTGCCCGACGCCACGACGCCTTCCGCACCCAGGGCCGCGCACGCGGCTCGAGCTGGGAGTCCGAGGCCGACGACATCGTCGCCGCGCTCGACCGCGCGGTCGCCGGCGTCAACGCGGCTGAGCTGCCCGCTCTCGCGCCGGAGACGCTCGACCTCGACGCCCTCGTCACCGAGCAGGACGGAGTCTGGCGACCGCCCCGCGAGGGCCAGCTCCAAGCCCTCGCCCGGGGGCCGGTGGTCGCGATCCCGACACTAGGATCCTCGCTGTGA
- a CDS encoding endonuclease/exonuclease/phosphatase family protein has product MGRHAGERPRPRRSRPRRDAAVAVVLLVAALVAGAFAVLRTTDDTPSAVPEGRSASPSATAGPMPLVPGVRFTTRIYTLAELKPMYAKKGMTLVSGDPSKPTTFVSASYNVLGSSHAKDGPGRAGRGGALLRAKGVSVVGLQEFQSNQHGSLLSAGGFVSYPEGGGLDGENAIAWDPDVWTLVEGQMQSIPYFFGKGRNMPVVLLRNKETGRLVWWMNVHNPADVFGCKCGGFRSAAISKEIARINALHADGTPVFFTGDLNDRSAVVCRIAVGAHMTSSDGSHSTGGSCRPSGSLWIDWIWGSDDQVTFSDYNRDYRTRNSPRMSDHPMITATTTIAPAKADDSCESYKRHQTTYWFCPDPTLKN; this is encoded by the coding sequence ATGGGGCGACATGCGGGCGAGCGACCGCGGCCCCGGAGAAGCAGGCCTCGGCGCGATGCCGCCGTCGCCGTCGTACTGCTGGTCGCGGCCCTCGTCGCGGGCGCGTTCGCCGTCCTCCGCACGACGGACGACACCCCGTCCGCTGTGCCCGAGGGCCGCTCCGCATCCCCGTCGGCCACGGCAGGCCCGATGCCGCTGGTGCCCGGCGTCCGCTTCACCACCCGGATCTACACCCTCGCCGAGCTCAAGCCCATGTATGCCAAGAAGGGCATGACCCTCGTCAGTGGTGACCCGAGCAAGCCGACGACGTTCGTCTCCGCCTCCTACAACGTGCTCGGCTCCAGCCATGCCAAGGACGGACCCGGCCGTGCCGGACGCGGTGGAGCGCTGCTGCGGGCCAAGGGCGTGAGCGTGGTCGGCCTGCAGGAGTTCCAGTCGAACCAGCACGGCTCGCTGTTGTCGGCCGGTGGCTTCGTGTCCTATCCCGAGGGCGGCGGGCTCGACGGCGAGAACGCGATCGCGTGGGACCCCGACGTGTGGACGCTGGTCGAGGGCCAGATGCAGTCGATCCCCTATTTCTTCGGCAAGGGCCGCAACATGCCGGTCGTGCTGCTGCGCAACAAGGAGACCGGCCGACTGGTCTGGTGGATGAACGTGCACAACCCGGCCGACGTCTTCGGCTGCAAGTGCGGCGGCTTCCGCTCCGCGGCGATCAGCAAGGAGATCGCGAGGATCAACGCGCTGCACGCCGACGGCACGCCGGTCTTCTTCACCGGTGACCTCAACGACCGCAGCGCCGTCGTCTGCCGGATCGCCGTCGGAGCGCACATGACGTCCTCGGACGGCTCGCACTCCACCGGCGGATCGTGCCGACCCTCAGGGAGCCTCTGGATCGACTGGATCTGGGGCAGCGACGACCAGGTCACCTTCTCGGACTACAACCGCGACTACCGCACCCGGAACAGCCCCCGGATGTCTGACCACCCGATGATCACCGCGACCACGACGATCGCCCCCGCGAAGGCCGACGACTCCTGCGAGAGCTACAAGCGTCACCAGACGACCTACTGGTTCTGCCCGGACCCGACGCTCAAGAACTGA
- a CDS encoding magnesium transporter MgtE N-terminal domain-containing protein, producing MSTTPSRVFVARLVGLPIYDPLGEQVGKVRDLVVSVRAEGSQPRVLGMIAEVFGRRRIFVPMTRVTSIDTGQVFITGLLNMRRFEQRSTETLVIGQMFDRQVTINSNGVTGTVYDVAMEQARNRDWVLSRVAVQEPAKKFGRGGLRRRGQTHVVEWHDVTGLAQRSASQPATQLVHAINEMRPADAAQMLHDLPRERRHQVVASLDDERLAEVLEELPDDEQVEILEGLDSERAADVLEEMSPEDAADLMNELPPETAAQLLELMEPDEAEDVKRLMSYEEDTAGAMMTPEPVILGPDATIADALAHVRNPELTPALAALVYICRPPLEAPTGKFLGVAHIQRLLREPPSTLVAGALDSSLEPLRPESTLDEVAAHLATYNLVAAPVVDEDGRLVGAVSVDDLLDHMLPDDWRDKAVRSHG from the coding sequence GTGAGCACCACACCGTCGCGCGTCTTCGTCGCCCGCCTCGTCGGGCTGCCGATCTACGACCCCCTCGGTGAACAGGTGGGCAAGGTCCGGGACCTCGTGGTGAGCGTCCGGGCCGAAGGCAGCCAGCCGCGTGTGCTCGGAATGATCGCCGAGGTCTTCGGTCGTCGTCGGATCTTCGTACCGATGACCCGCGTGACGAGCATCGACACCGGTCAGGTCTTCATCACGGGCCTGCTCAACATGCGCCGCTTCGAGCAGCGCTCGACCGAGACCCTCGTGATCGGCCAGATGTTCGACCGACAGGTGACGATCAACTCCAACGGCGTCACCGGCACCGTCTACGACGTCGCCATGGAGCAGGCCCGGAACCGCGACTGGGTGCTCTCCCGCGTCGCCGTGCAGGAGCCCGCCAAGAAGTTCGGCAGAGGGGGCCTGCGGCGTCGCGGCCAGACCCATGTCGTGGAGTGGCACGACGTCACCGGCCTCGCCCAGCGCTCTGCCTCCCAGCCGGCCACCCAGCTCGTGCACGCCATCAACGAGATGCGGCCTGCCGACGCCGCCCAGATGCTGCACGACCTGCCGCGCGAGCGCCGCCACCAGGTCGTCGCGAGCCTCGACGACGAGCGCCTGGCCGAGGTGCTCGAGGAGCTGCCCGACGACGAGCAGGTCGAGATCCTGGAAGGCCTCGACTCCGAGCGTGCCGCCGACGTCCTCGAGGAGATGAGCCCTGAGGACGCCGCCGACCTGATGAACGAGCTCCCGCCCGAGACGGCCGCCCAGTTGCTGGAGCTGATGGAGCCCGACGAGGCCGAGGACGTCAAGCGCCTCATGTCCTACGAGGAGGACACCGCGGGCGCCATGATGACGCCCGAGCCGGTCATCCTCGGTCCGGACGCGACCATCGCCGACGCCTTGGCGCATGTCCGCAACCCCGAGCTCACCCCTGCCCTCGCCGCGCTCGTCTACATCTGCCGCCCGCCCCTCGAGGCACCCACCGGCAAGTTCCTGGGCGTCGCGCACATCCAGCGACTCCTGCGCGAACCTCCGTCGACCCTCGTCGCGGGCGCGCTCGACAGCTCCTTGGAGCCGTTGCGCCCGGAGAGCACCCTCGACGAGGTCGCGGCCCACCTGGCGACGTACAACCTCGTCGCGGCCCCCGTGGTCGACGAGGACGGGCGTCTCGTCGGCGCGGTGAGCGTCGACGACCTGCTCGACCACATGCTTCCCGACGACTGGCGCGACAAGGCGGTGAGGTCCCATGGCTAA
- a CDS encoding acyl-CoA dehydrogenase family protein, translating to MGRLAQTEGLTDIQQDILSAVHQFVEDKIIPAAQELEHSDTYPQEIVDGLKELGVFGLTIPEEFGGLGESLLTYALVVEEIARGWMSVSGVINTHFIVAYLLMQHGTDEQKQKYLPGMATGEIRGAFSMSEPGLGSDVSAVSTKATKQEDGSYSITGQKMWLTNGGTSTLVALLTKTDEGAESVYKNMTTFLVEKEPGFGETAQGVTVPGKLDKMGYKGVETTELILEGHQISADQILGGTPGKGFFQMMDGVEVGRVNVAARACGLAIRGFELGINYAQQRKTFGKVIADHQAVLFRLAEMATKVETIHAMMVRAARLKDTGKRMDVEAGMAKMLASEFANEVVEDSFRIHGGYGYSKEYEIERLMREVKFMLIGEGTSDIQKMIIGRSLLKDYKL from the coding sequence ATGGGACGCCTTGCCCAGACCGAAGGTCTCACCGACATCCAGCAGGACATCCTGTCGGCGGTCCACCAGTTCGTGGAGGACAAGATCATCCCGGCGGCCCAGGAGCTCGAGCACTCCGACACCTACCCGCAGGAGATCGTCGACGGGCTCAAGGAGCTCGGCGTCTTCGGTCTGACGATCCCCGAGGAGTTCGGCGGTCTCGGTGAGTCGCTGCTGACCTACGCCCTTGTGGTCGAGGAGATCGCCCGCGGCTGGATGAGCGTCAGCGGCGTCATCAACACGCACTTCATCGTGGCCTACCTGCTGATGCAGCACGGCACGGACGAACAGAAGCAGAAGTACCTCCCCGGCATGGCGACCGGTGAGATCCGTGGCGCCTTCTCGATGTCCGAGCCGGGCCTCGGCTCCGACGTCTCCGCCGTGAGCACCAAGGCCACCAAGCAGGAGGACGGCTCCTACTCGATCACCGGCCAGAAGATGTGGCTCACCAACGGCGGCACGTCGACGCTGGTCGCGCTGCTCACGAAGACCGACGAGGGCGCCGAGTCGGTCTACAAGAACATGACCACCTTCCTCGTGGAGAAGGAGCCCGGCTTCGGGGAGACCGCCCAGGGTGTCACCGTCCCCGGCAAGCTCGACAAGATGGGCTACAAGGGCGTGGAGACGACCGAGCTCATCCTCGAGGGTCACCAGATCAGCGCCGACCAGATCCTCGGCGGCACGCCGGGCAAGGGCTTCTTCCAGATGATGGACGGCGTCGAGGTCGGCCGGGTCAACGTCGCCGCCCGCGCCTGTGGCCTGGCGATCCGCGGCTTCGAGCTCGGCATCAACTACGCCCAGCAGCGCAAGACCTTCGGCAAGGTCATCGCCGACCACCAGGCCGTCCTCTTCCGCCTCGCGGAGATGGCGACCAAGGTCGAGACGATCCACGCGATGATGGTCCGCGCGGCGCGCCTCAAGGACACCGGGAAGCGGATGGACGTCGAGGCCGGCATGGCCAAGATGCTGGCCTCGGAGTTCGCCAACGAGGTCGTCGAGGACTCCTTCCGGATCCACGGCGGTTACGGCTACTCCAAGGAGTACGAGATCGAGCGGCTCATGCGTGAGGTCAAGTTCATGCTCATCGGTGAGGGCACCTCGGACATCCAGAAGATGATCATCGGGCGCTCGCTGCTCAAGGACTACAAGCTCTGA
- a CDS encoding LysM peptidoglycan-binding domain-containing protein, whose amino-acid sequence MRLPNPLALLRRLGVGGGASAGAAGLAAPLWRLITTPSAGPLRFDELLVRGCAVALLLCLLWAWLAVMAVVLESLGSTPTLTSSSSLGLPVAVRRLVLSLCGAALAASASPALASPGTDSGGNPEWAVPALMAGLPYPDRAMDADALTEHGSTPQRRKQTVPAVPRHDTPRPAASRPVSAQERTEGAVVVRRGDSLWTIAAGRLADASDEDVDRAWHALYLANRKVIGEDPSLITPGMRLELPEALR is encoded by the coding sequence ATGCGACTGCCGAACCCCCTTGCTCTCCTCCGCCGACTCGGCGTGGGTGGCGGAGCCTCCGCCGGAGCCGCCGGCCTTGCGGCTCCTCTGTGGCGCCTCATCACCACGCCTTCGGCCGGCCCGCTCCGCTTCGACGAGCTGCTCGTCCGCGGCTGCGCCGTCGCACTCCTCCTCTGCCTGCTCTGGGCCTGGCTTGCTGTCATGGCCGTGGTCCTCGAGTCGCTCGGATCGACCCCGACGCTGACCTCGTCGTCCTCGCTCGGCCTTCCCGTCGCCGTACGCCGACTGGTGCTGAGCCTGTGCGGTGCGGCCCTCGCGGCGTCGGCCTCACCGGCTCTTGCGTCACCCGGGACCGACTCCGGCGGGAATCCCGAGTGGGCGGTGCCGGCGTTGATGGCCGGCCTGCCCTATCCCGACCGGGCGATGGACGCCGACGCCCTGACGGAGCACGGCTCGACGCCGCAGCGCCGGAAGCAGACCGTTCCTGCAGTCCCACGGCACGACACGCCGAGGCCTGCGGCGAGTCGGCCGGTGTCGGCGCAGGAACGGACGGAGGGCGCAGTCGTCGTCCGCCGCGGGGACTCGCTCTGGACGATCGCGGCCGGCCGATTGGCTGATGCGAGCGACGAGGATGTTGACCGAGCGTGGCATGCCCTCTATCTCGCCAACCGCAAGGTGATCGGTGAGGACCCCTCGCTCATCACACCGGGCATGCGTCTCGAGCTGCCGGAGGCTCTGCGATGA
- a CDS encoding sulfotransferase: MFDRFRRPREPEFVFVVTFGRSGSTLIQGLLNTLPRTLVRGENGFFLGGFFAGTSAATAFAERHAKHRPGKPVSAFYGVRALTPERFARHVRALSTEVLLGKQDPRGIDRLGFKEVLWHQIEEADTAAFFDWFDLVFPGAKYVLNTRNVSDALGSGFWQKRDPDHAVSATARVQEIQAFLRETRSERVFDTSYEVITGDDVAASDAQLRGLATFVTGGCSDELLAELRATLAVGHGPAPFGKSRADSRG, translated from the coding sequence GTGTTCGACCGCTTCCGCCGACCCCGTGAGCCCGAGTTCGTCTTCGTCGTCACGTTCGGCCGGTCCGGCTCGACCCTGATCCAGGGACTGCTCAACACCCTTCCGCGCACGCTGGTCCGGGGCGAGAACGGCTTCTTCCTCGGCGGCTTCTTCGCCGGTACGTCGGCCGCGACCGCCTTCGCCGAGCGGCATGCCAAGCATCGGCCGGGGAAACCGGTCAGCGCCTTCTACGGCGTCCGCGCGCTGACCCCGGAGCGCTTCGCCCGTCATGTGCGGGCGCTCTCGACCGAGGTGCTCCTCGGCAAGCAGGACCCGCGCGGCATCGACCGCCTCGGGTTCAAGGAGGTGCTCTGGCACCAGATCGAGGAGGCGGACACCGCGGCCTTCTTCGACTGGTTCGACCTCGTCTTCCCCGGCGCGAAGTACGTGCTCAACACCCGCAACGTCTCCGACGCACTGGGCTCGGGCTTCTGGCAGAAGCGCGACCCCGACCATGCGGTCTCCGCCACCGCCCGGGTCCAGGAGATCCAGGCGTTCCTCCGCGAGACCCGCTCCGAACGGGTCTTCGACACGTCGTACGAGGTGATCACGGGCGACGACGTCGCCGCCTCCGACGCGCAGTTGCGCGGGCTCGCCACCTTCGTCACCGGCGGCTGCAGCGACGAGCTCCTCGCCGAGCTCCGGGCGACGCTCGCCGTCGGGCACGGGCCCGCGCCCTTCGGCAAGTCGCGGGCCGACTCGCGTGGCTGA
- a CDS encoding glycosyltransferase family 2 protein, with amino-acid sequence MSWFRRRTARIAALTMVRDEAEMLPRWLAYYGDQLGADQLVVVDHGSTDGSTDDLPCRVIRDPDLGEVEFERGRMRYLSSVATDLLRTHDAVLFTDCDEFLLPDPSRYEGLVDLVSRRRDDVIAGIGFNLVHRFVGPSAEAPLDPARPVLEQRRNGFVIPRLSKPSIKRVPAGWRFASHGINTRFAPSADALLLHLKYADADLLRTTGDRRRAIHASTGLGPKSAWAKSGDELVAELEAVLADRPEPHELDLASLDVSGLVHQRGEAWETTGLRELVEMQEGELVRLPDRFRGLV; translated from the coding sequence ATGAGCTGGTTCCGTCGGCGTACGGCTCGGATCGCCGCCCTGACGATGGTGCGCGACGAGGCCGAGATGCTGCCGCGCTGGTTGGCCTACTACGGCGACCAGCTCGGCGCCGACCAGCTCGTCGTCGTCGACCACGGCTCGACCGACGGCTCGACGGACGACCTGCCGTGCCGGGTGATCCGCGACCCCGACCTCGGCGAGGTGGAGTTCGAGCGCGGCCGGATGCGCTACCTCAGCTCGGTCGCGACGGACCTGCTGCGCACGCACGATGCCGTGCTCTTCACCGACTGTGACGAGTTCCTGCTACCGGACCCCTCCCGCTACGAGGGCCTGGTCGATCTGGTCTCCCGCCGCCGGGATGACGTCATCGCAGGGATCGGCTTCAACCTGGTCCACCGCTTTGTCGGCCCGTCCGCGGAAGCGCCGCTCGACCCCGCCCGGCCGGTCCTCGAGCAGCGCCGCAACGGCTTCGTGATCCCACGCCTCTCGAAGCCGTCGATCAAGCGGGTCCCGGCCGGCTGGCGCTTCGCCTCGCACGGCATCAACACCCGCTTCGCCCCGTCCGCCGACGCGCTCCTCCTCCACCTCAAGTACGCCGACGCCGACCTGCTCCGCACGACCGGCGACCGTCGCCGGGCGATCCACGCCTCCACCGGGCTGGGGCCGAAGAGCGCCTGGGCGAAGTCGGGCGACGAGCTGGTCGCGGAGCTCGAGGCGGTGCTGGCCGACCGGCCCGAGCCGCACGAGCTCGATCTGGCCTCCCTCGACGTCTCCGGACTGGTCCACCAGCGCGGCGAGGCGTGGGAGACCACCGGCCTGCGCGAGCTGGTCGAGATGCAGGAGGGCGAGCTCGTCCGACTGCCGGACCGCTTCCGCGGCCTGGTCTGA
- a CDS encoding endonuclease/exonuclease/phosphatase family protein: MSTPRSRLVDIAVIGAIVLLVGSLVLVQIALRHRDSESRVTPSPSPSGSASIQHSTDGPTPTATTPPALPSATALPSGASTGIRGPQVPQQADPSKALSSLAAKAQENAALPLVFRVATFNVLGASHTTKRGDSRIKTSYSLRMNYAIQVLAAHKADVVGFQEYETPQAKLFTKLVGPVWGLWPEAGGGGADGRNSIGYLKKKWELVKGTSLTIPYFHGSAFRSPVALLRDRSTGREVWFISVHNPATNCAVCGGNNDRWREEAVQKEIAAIRQLHADGTPVVLMGDMNSKDEFYCSMVGSGLGVTFPNPGTVSGTSCVGPRPTTIDWILGTPGMTWAGYVRDRSQLTRLATDHPVYSATAIVP, from the coding sequence GTGAGCACGCCCCGTAGCCGGCTGGTCGACATCGCCGTGATCGGCGCGATCGTGCTCCTGGTCGGCTCTCTCGTGCTCGTGCAGATCGCGCTCCGGCACCGCGACTCGGAGTCACGCGTGACGCCGTCGCCCTCCCCGAGCGGCTCCGCCAGCATCCAGCACTCCACCGATGGCCCGACGCCCACGGCCACCACGCCGCCGGCGCTGCCCTCGGCGACTGCCCTGCCGTCGGGTGCCTCGACCGGGATCCGTGGTCCGCAGGTCCCGCAGCAGGCCGACCCGAGCAAGGCGCTGTCCTCCCTGGCGGCGAAGGCCCAGGAGAACGCCGCCCTCCCTCTGGTCTTCCGGGTCGCGACCTTCAACGTGCTGGGCGCCTCCCACACCACCAAGCGCGGCGACTCCCGGATCAAGACGTCCTACAGCCTGCGGATGAACTACGCGATCCAGGTCCTCGCCGCGCACAAGGCCGACGTCGTCGGCTTCCAGGAGTACGAGACCCCGCAGGCGAAGCTCTTCACCAAGCTCGTCGGGCCGGTCTGGGGACTGTGGCCGGAGGCGGGCGGTGGGGGAGCGGACGGGCGCAACTCGATCGGCTACCTCAAGAAGAAGTGGGAGCTGGTCAAGGGGACCTCCCTGACCATCCCCTACTTCCACGGCAGCGCCTTCCGCTCGCCCGTCGCGCTGCTGCGTGACCGCAGCACGGGGCGCGAGGTCTGGTTCATCAGCGTGCACAATCCGGCGACCAACTGCGCGGTCTGTGGAGGCAACAACGACCGCTGGCGCGAGGAGGCGGTGCAGAAGGAGATCGCTGCCATCCGCCAGCTGCATGCCGACGGCACACCGGTCGTGCTGATGGGGGATATGAACTCCAAGGACGAGTTCTACTGCTCCATGGTCGGCTCGGGCCTGGGCGTCACCTTCCCCAACCCCGGCACCGTCAGTGGTACGTCGTGCGTCGGTCCGCGTCCGACGACGATCGACTGGATCCTCGGCACGCCGGGCATGACCTGGGCGGGGTATGTCCGGGACCGCAGCCAGTTGACCCGGCTCGCGACCGATCACCCTGTCTACTCCGCGACGGCGATCGTCCCCTGA